The DNA sequence TGGCTTATCCGTAAATGCCTCTGACTGGGCTATCTCATTTTCATGATGGGGAAATATGAGATCTTTTCCACCGCCATGGATATCAAGGGTTTCTCCCAGATATTTCTGACTCATCACTGAACACTCTATATGCCAACCAGGTCTTCCTGGGCCCCAAGGACTATCCCATGAAGGTTCATTCGGTTTGCTTGACTTCCAAAGGGCAAAATCGAGGGGATTTGTTTTTTTTTCATCAATCTCAATCCGGGCTCCTGCCTCCATCTCCTCTAAATTTCTTCCAGAAAGCTTGCCATAGTCTTTCTTTTTTTCTACCGAAAAAAACACATCCCCATCTTTTACATATCCATAACCCTTCTCTATAATCCCTTTTATTAGATCAATCATATCCAAGATATGTTCAGAGGCCTTAGGTTCAACCGTTGGCTTTTTAACACCCAAAGCATCCATATCTATGGTAAACTCTTTTATATATTTCTCTGCAATCTCTTTAAAATCCACTTTTTCTTTGTTAGCCTTGTTTATAATCTTGTCATCCACATCAGTAAAGTTCCTTACATAGACAACATCATAACCTAAAAAGAGAAGATAACGATAGATAACATCAAAAACAATGGCGGCCCTCGCATGTCCTAAATGACAGTAATCGTAAGCGGTGATTCCACATGCATACATCCCAACTTTTCCCTGCTTTGTTGGGACAAATTCCTCTTTTTTTCTAGATAGAGTATTGTATATCTTAAGAGACATTGTCTAACCTTTCATTAAATACTTGCATTTCTGCAATCACGGATCAAATCTCTATTAAAGATACTACTGAATAGGCAGAAATACCTTCTCCCTTTCCTATAAAACCAAGCCCTTCAGTAGTTGTGGCTTTAATGTTAATTTTATCTATATCTATATCTAGAATATTGCCAATGTTCTGCTTTATTTCTGGAACATAACTGTTTATCTTGGGTCTTTGTGCAACAACAATTGAATCGATATTATTTATCATAAATCCTTTTGATCTCATTATTTGCGCTACCTCTTTCAGCAACTCTAGACTGGGTATATCCTTATACTCTGGATTGTCATCAGGAAAGTGCTTTCCGATATCCCCTTCGCAGAGAGCACCCAGGATTGCATCACAGATAGAATGTAGGAGTGTGTCTGCGTCTGAATGCCCTAAAAGACCTTTTTCATAAGGTATTACCACACCTCCCAATACTAACTTCCTGCCATCAACTAATCTATGAACATCATATCCTATACCGATACGCATATTACCAATACAGTTACTATATAAAAGGTTTTTATTTTAGGTTAATAAAGTTTAAGGTAATTTATTTGATCGGATTCTAAGCATGGTTTCCCCTAATGCAAGATCTTCTTGTGTGGTGATCTTTATATTATAGGGAGACCCCTTTACAATCTTTACCTGATATCCAGCCCATTCAACGATAGAGGCATCGTCTGTTGCATAATATCCTTCCTTAAAGGCCTTTTCAAAGGCCTTTTTAAGTATATCAAATTTGAAGGCTTGAGGGGTTAGAGCTTTCCAGATATGTTCCCGATTCAGGGTTCTGATAACCATACCTTCAGGTGATACCTCCTTGATTGTATCAACCTCCGGAACAGCGACTGTAGCTGCACCATATTCCCTTGCCTCTTCAATCACATCTAAAAATATCTGAGAACTTACAAAAGGCCTCACACCATCATGGATTACAACTAAATCAGTATCACTATCTAACTCTTTAATCCCATTATAGACCGAGTCCTGTCTCTCTCTCCCACCAGTAACTATCTTTTTAATCTTACTAAAATTATTTTTTCTGACGATCTCTTCTCTACAATATTTAATTTTATCTTTGGAAACGATTAAAAAGATTTCATTTATTTGATCACAGTCATGGATTTTCTGAATGGTATGAGTTAAGATCGGTTTTTCTCTTAAAGATAAAAATTGCTTTGGAAAAGACTTTTCGAATCTCCTCCCCGTACCAGCAGCAGGAATAATTGCTGCGATTCTCATCACTTAAATTTCCTTTTCGAAATTCCCTCGTTTCATAAATAATGACTTTAATCTACTTGAAACTTGGAGATATTTTTAAGGATTAGACAACCTCCTCTTTTGTAACCTCCTCTTTAGGTTTTGTAAATATCATTCTTCCAGCAGTTGTCTGTAAAACACTGGTTACTAAAACTTCTAAGTTTTGACCTATATGCCTTTTTGCATTATCCACAACAACCATTGTTCCGTCATCGAGGTATGCAACTCCCTGGCCGTATTCTTTCCCTTCTTTCAAAATATAAACATTCATTACTTCTCCAGGTAAGACAACAGGCTTTAATGCATTGGCCAATTGATTTATATTTAAAACAGTAACACCCTGTAATTCTGCTACCTTATTTAAGTTGAAATCATTTGTGATTACCTTTCCTCCCAGCATTTTACCCAAAGCAACCAGTTTTGCATCTACCTCTTTTATCTTTGGAAAATCCTGATCAATAATCTTCAAATTTATATCTACATTCTTCTGCATCTTTTGAAGGATATCGAGTCCTCTTCTTCCTCTATTCCGCTTCAAAGAATCTGGTGAATCTGCAATCTGTTGAAGTTCATTTAAAACAAATTGTGGAATCATTAAGACACCCTCTAAAAAACTGGTTTCAGCAATATCAGCAATGCGACCATCAATGATAACACTGGTATCGAGAATCTTTATATTTTCTTCATCTATTCCAGTTTGAAACATCTTCTTAAATCCTGTCATCTCAAGCTCTTTAGACTTTTTTATCCCTAAAACCAATCCAATATAACCAAAAACGGTACTGAAAAATATAGGGATAACCTTATTAAGAAGAGGGTTAGTTATATTAAGAGAAGAAAAGGTAAAGATTAGAAGATTTGCAATAAAAAGGCCTAAGATAAAACCTAATAATCCTCCAAGAATAACTCGGTGCGACACTCTGACAAAATTCTTTTCTAATAATATAACAAAGATTGCAAGGGTAAAGCCTACACCTAAACCAATCAATGAAATGATATTATCCGTTTTATCAATCTGACAACCAATAAAATAACCCCCCCCTGCAAAAATTATGATTAAAACAAATCGAAAAAAGTTAATTCCCATCTTATTTCACCTCCTTTCTCTCTAAGCTTTAATATTTTTCATTTAAACTTTATATTTTATTAATAAAATAATCAATAGTCAAGTTTTAAACAAAAAGGGAATCTCCTCAATTTTTTATAAATAAAATAATATCAATAGGTTTATAGAATCACTTTTGTGTTTCATCTCTAAAATTTAAAGATGGAAACGCCCTTCAAAAAATTTTTTATTCTTTTAAAATCAATAAAATAGGATAAAAGGTAAACTTTATTCAATACTACTTAGAGAAGGATTTCAATAGCTTGATGGACGTTTTCTACTGGAATGATCTCTGCTGAGCCCTTTTTTTCTTTTAATGCTCCTTTTTGGGGAATAAGGCATCTTTTAAAACCCAATCTTTCAGATTCATTTATCCTTCTTTCAATATGAGAAACATTCCTTACCTCTCCCCCTAAGCCAACTTCTCCAACAACTATGGTATCTGAATCTACAGGTTTATTCTTAAAACTTGAAGCAATCGCAATAATTATTCCAAGATCGATCGCAGGCTCATAGATTTTAACTCCCCCAGCTAAATTTACAAAAATATCCTGATTATGGATTCTAAATCCGATCCTTTTTTCTAAAATGGCTATCAATAGTGAGACCCTATTATAATCTAGGCCTATTGTCATCCTTCTTGGTATCTGTAATATTGATGGGGAGACCAATGTCTGAATCTCGACCATGATGGGCCTGCTCCCTTCCATACTTGGTACAATTACAGACCCAGGAACATTCTCGGAACGTTTAAGCAAAAATGCCTCAGATGGATTTGAAATCTCCTTGAGGCCCTCTCTCTCCATAGAGAATACTCCAATCTCATTTGTAGAACCAAAACGGTTCTTAACAGCTCTTAATATTCGATAAGGATAATTTCTCTCCCCTTCAAAATACAACACCGTATCAACAATATGCTCCAAAACCTTTGGTCCGGCAATAGCACCATCTTTTGTAACATGGCCTATAATAAGTGTAGAAATCCCTATTGCTTTAGATAAAAACATTAGCTTTGAAGATACATCCCTAACTTGAGAAATACTCCCCGGTGCTGATTGAAGTTCTTCAGTATAAATTGTTTGGATTGAATCAATAACCAAAAATAATGGTTTAAACCTTTTAACCTCTTTTATTATTTCTTCAAAGCTTGTCTCTGAAAGGATAAAGAGATTCTCTGACAGGGTATTTAGCCTCTCTCCACGAAGTCTTATTTGACTAAAAGACTCTTCCCCAGAAACATAGAGAATTCTACCCCCTTTTTTAGCAATTCTTCCCATTGCTTGAAGAAGAAGGGTAGATTTTCCAATTCCAGGATCTCCACCAACCAGTACCACCGAGCCAGGAACAACCCCTCCTCCCAAAACCCTATCAAATTCTAAAATCTCAGAAGAGAGCCTCTTATTGAAGCTTTTATCTATATCTGTTATTGGAGTAGGTCCTTTTTTATCTGACTCAAGGAATCGATAACTTTTTCTTAAGGACGTGGTTACCAGTTCTTTTTCTTCTACTAAAGTATTCCACTCATCACAACCAGGACACCTTCCCAGCCATTTTTGACTCTTATATCCACACGCTTGACAAAGAAAATAGGTCTTTTCTTTTGACATAAAATAATGACCTTTTAGAATAATAAGTGATTGATCAGTTTTAGCTAAGATTTCCTTCTGATATACTCACCACTCTTACCCCCTCTTTTTTCTTCGAGTCTTATATCCGAAATCACCATATTCTTATCCACGGCCTTGCACATATCATATATAGTCAAAGCTGCTACAGAAACCGATGTTAGGGCTTCCATCTCTACACCAGTCCTCCCAATCACCTTTACCCTAGACTCTATTTCTATATCACAATTCTCAATCGAAGGTTTAAAATCTATATCTATACCTGTAATCTCTAAAGGATGGCACATCGGTATGAAATCTGATGTCTTTTTTGCCCCCATGATTCCAGCTACTCTGGCCACATCCAGTACATCTCCCTTTTTAATTCTTCCTTCCATTATCATCTTGAGAGTTTCGGCCTGCATTTTTACTCTCCCCTTTGCCACAGCCTCTCTCTTTGTAACCTTTTTCTCACTCACATCTACCATTTTTGACCTTCCCTCTTCGTCAAAGTGTGTGAATTTTTTCATCTTTAAATCCTCAAAATTTGAATATTTTTTTAATCGTGGATAAAATTAAAAAAACCTGCAGATTTTGTGGAAAAATTATAGTAGAACTGAAAATAGATACACCTTTATTATCAACTAAATATTCTTAATAAATCAAAAAAAGAAAGCTGCCAATTTCAGAAGAAATATATTTTCTTATCCCAAAAATTAAATTGATGAATAAGGAGAATAATCTGAAACCTTAGATAAGATACCTAATTTTTATAGTTAAACTGATTCGACGCTTTTAATTTCAGGTATTTGTTCTTTTAGGCTCTGTTCAATACCCATCTTAAGAGTAATCTGAGCGCTTGGGCATCCAGAACAAGCACCCCGAAGCCTTACCTTTACTACACCATCAACCACATCTACTAGCTCAACATCACCACCATCTGCCTGAAGGGCTGGACGTATAGTCTCTAATACCTTTTCAACCTTTTCTTTCATTCTTACTCACCCTCATCTAAAATTATTAAAAAACAAGAACAAAATTATTATTCTTTGATCATTTATTTAATTATAGAAGAAAAAACCCTTTTTTCAATTAAAATAAATTTTTATTACTGGTTGTCTTTTGCTAATTTAAAAACCTACTTATCCCATTGTACTGCTTGGCCTGATAGATAAATGCCTCTATCCTTTTTTGAGTCTGGATATCCTCTTGACCATCATAGGAGAGATTGATCCATGGAATGAAGTTAATGTCTTCCCTTAATCTTTTAGATATAGCTGTAACAATCATTCCAGGCATACAGGTAAAAGGCATGACATTAACCATTCCTGAAATCCCCTTTCTGATAAAGTCTATTGCTTTCCCGATACTGAGTATCGCTTCCCCACCAACAGAGGAGGGGAGATAGGAATGACTGTTACCCAATAGCTCTTCGGTGGTCGGCTCCCTATTGTTCCTCAAGATATCGTAAAAGATTTCCATCAACTGATGCTCATCATGCTTTTGAATCTTATCCTTGATATAGGCCTTGAGATAATCGAGATATTTTTTGTTATTCAAACTCTTCTCTTTGTAACAGAGGTTGGTGTAAAAAAGCCATTCGGAGAGAGGTGCCACCCATGCTTCTCCGCCAAATTTCTCTATCATTCTTACCACATCCTTGTTGCTGAACCGATTGCTTCTCAGATATATCTCGCCCACAACCCCGATAACCGGCTTCTTTTGGGAGCGATCGACCTCGATCTGCTCCATCATCTCTTTTATTTCCCTCATAACCCTTAACAAATCTTCACCGCCTCTTTCAGCGCATCTCTCAATCATCCTGAGCCCCTGCAATCTGGCCCTATCAGATTCCCCTTTGTTGACCTCGTAGGATCTGATCTCGTTCGTCAATCTATCCAGAAGATCCACGGCAATGACTCCCTTCCAGGCTATTCGCTGAAATCGGGCATCGAGCCCGTCAAAATCGGTATAAGAATCTTTTGAATCGGGGGAGATAATTAAAACATCCCCATAGCCCAATCTTTCAAGTAAAAGCCTCTGCGTGACATTGTACTGACCGAATCTGCAGGGACCATCAGCGCTCGGCATAAAGAAGGCACTCCGGGAGGGATTAAACCCAGGGCTCCTGATCTTCTTTATCAGATCCCCTGTCGTGACAACAAAGGGAAAGCATTCCTTGCCAGAGGTATACTTCTTTCCTAACTCTAGGGTTTGGGAGTCCGACTCTTCCAATACCTCTGACTCGATATTGCAGGCCCGCATAGCTGCTGAAATGCAATAGGCGTGGTCCGCCATATGAGGGAGATATATCACCCTATCGTTGTAAGACCTCTTCCTTATTCTTCTTGCTGTATCCTCCCTATGGCTCTCCTTCTCCTCTTTATCCAGATTCTCCAAGCTGTCCAAGAAGGCCTCACATCGGGTAACCACACCGGCATCAGCGCTGTGTTCATCTAGCTCCAGTTCTAAACATGGCTTATCTTCCATAAGTTCCTTAACAAAATGGGATATAAAAGAATCAGGACCACATTTAAAACTAGAGAGATATATTGCATAGAGCCTCTGGTTTTTTCTGATAACCTCAGCAGCAGCAAGAATCTTCTGTCCATGGCTCCAGTACATGTTCGGATGTTTATAAGAAATATCAATCCCCTCCAGTGAGAGAAAATCCATGGGGATAGCCAGCACCCTCATATTTCTCAGCTTTCTCGGAAGCCCGATATTCATACCAGGATCGCATCCGTTGTAAGGTCTGCTAATGATGACAAAGGCCTTGTCATTCTCCTTTAGGGAGCGCAATACCTCATCCCCTTTCTGTCTGATTCTTTGATAAAATTTCTCCTGTGCCTCCTCTCCCTTAATAAGTGCCTTTATAATCTCATCTTTTGACTTGCGCAGTTTCCTCCCAAACCTAACGATCTCCTTCGTCAAACTCTTCTTGCCGTTTTGATAGTGAAATGTGGGATAGAGGAATTTCGTTTTCCTATTCTTGAAATCTATGGCTGATTTTACAATAAAGGGAGCAGCCTGAACCAGAGGGCAATAATAGTTCTGGGTCAATTTCGGATTCATCCTCTTAGTATTAATCATACTGGGAAGAAAGATATAATCGACCCCTTTCTCCATAAGATTCAAGACATGGCCATGCACAATCTTTATAGGAAAACAGGTCTCAGCTGTCTCCGTCTCCACGGAGATATTAATCATCTGCTGATTGGTGTAATCGGAAAGAACGGTTTCAAATCCCAACTCCTTTAAGAATCTGTTCCAGAATGGAAATAATTCATAGAAGAAGAGCACCCGTGGAATCCCGATCTTTACTCGCTCTTCATCCTTCTCCTCAATTTCTTCATCGTCTGAGCCAAAGAGGATTTCATTTCTCTCCTTATAGAGATCGGGTAAATTGTTTTCCTGAGCCTTTTTGTTATCGATCTCAAACTTCTCGCATCGGGTTCCATAGTAGAGGGGCCTTTCTTCCTCAAACTTTATCTTCCTCACATCACACATATTCTCGCAATCCCTGCACTGGATAAAGCTGGTTTCATATTTTCTATTACCGAGATCAAAGCCTTTAAAACGGGTTGGGCCTCTCTCAGATTCTATAGCAAGAATTGCAACACCAATCGCTCCTGTGACATCATGATGAGGTGGAACAGTCACCTTCTTGCCGAGAACCTTCTCAAAGGCTGATACTACCCCTTTATTCGATGCCACTCCTCCCTGAAAAAAGATATGATTCCCTATTCTCCTATCCTCAACAACCCTGTTTAAATAATTAAGAACAATAGAATATGCTAAACCAGCTACAAGGTCATTTTTTTTCGCTCCCTTTTGTTGATAGGAAACGAGATCCGATTCCATAAAAACAGTACACCTATCTCCAAACCTGCAAGGATTTTTTGATTTTAAAGCCATATCACCAAACTCATCTATTATACTCATATCTAATTTGTCAGCCTGTTCCTCTAAAAAAGATCCTGTTCCTGCAGCGCATACCTTGTTCATCTCAAAATCTACAACCTTGCCATTATCAATGCTTACATATTTTGAGTCTTGTCCACCAATTTCAAATATGGTATCGACCTTAGGATCAATGTGAATAGCAGCAGTGGCTTGTGATGTAATTTCATTTCTAATGATATCCCCACCTACATACTCCGCAGTTAAATATCTCCCGGAACCAGTTGTAGCTGCTCCTCGTATCCTTACCTTATCTCCAATTTCTCTTCCAATCTCACCAAGACCCTTGCAAACGGCCTCTAGTGGCCTGCCAGCTGTCTTTAAATATCTCCTTGCTAATACCTCTTTATCTCTGTTTATAACTACGACATTGGTACTGAGAGAACCTACATCAATACCGACATAGGCATCAACCTTCTCATTGTCCTCTTTTATGGTTTTTATAAAAATCTTACTTCGCAAATCCTCCTCTTTATAAGGCAACGGTTCTAATCCATTTGCTAGCTCTACCTTTTTCTCCAGATAGTCTTCAAGAGGTTGAAGACTTAAACTGAACTCTTTTTCAAGATTTGGATTATCCATTAAAAATAGGGTGGCACCAATAGCACCCATAGAAAAATGATGTTTTGGAATAATCAATTCATTACTATTTAAATCAAAGATATCTTCAAAGGCCTTCACCACAGCCTTGTTTGCAGCAACTCCGCCTTGAAAAGAAATAGGCTTCTCAAAGTTTTTTCCCTTGCCTAAATTGCTTTTAAAACATCTGGCCAGGGCATAGCAAAGACCTGCTAAGATATCATAATCAGGTGTACCTATCTGCTGCAAATGGATCATATCTGATTTAGCAAAAACACTGCATCTTCCTGCAATTCTTGTTGGGTTTTTTGATTTTAAGGCGAGAGTTGCAAATTCATCTTCTATTGATATGCCTAAACGACTGGCCTGATGATCGAGAAAAGAACCAGTACCTGCAGCGCACTGGGTATTCATTTCAAAATCTTTTAATTTTGCCTTTCCATTTCCCTTATCTCTTTCCAGTATAATAAGTTTGGAATCCTCCCCACCCATCTCAATGATTGTGTTCACTTGAGGATACAACTCGCCTGTTGCAATTGTATGGGTAATGATCTCATTTACAGAAGTCCCTCCCATCAAGGATGCTACAAGATCACTCCCAACCCCTGTTATGGCAAGACCTTTGACTCTGCATACTTCTATTCTTGATGATACTTGCTCTATAAGATTTATCAAAACCTGAATAGGTTGGCCTTTATGCCTCTGATAATACTCTTTTACAACTTCCTTTCCACTATTCACTATCACAAGCTTTACACTGACAGAACCGATATCAACCCCTAGATAAAAAGAATCAATAGCTTTCATGGATATTTACCTTGAATATAAAATTCTTTTTTGAATTTTAAGACTAAGGAATTATGGAATTATAAGATACGTCAAACCTTATACTGTCTTATTTTTACCGAAGCCTCCTTAAAAAGTCTAACAGAAGCATCATTTAAAGAATAGTCCATATCATAGACCACCTCTTTTATACCGGCATTGATAATCATCTTTGCACAAATAAGACACGGTGAAAATGTACAATAAAGGGTTGAATCTTTGAGGCTTATGCCATGATAGGCAGCTTGGGTTATTGCATTTTCTTCAGCATGGGAACATAAACACTCTTCTAATTTGTCCCCTTCTGACGAGAGGTCATTGCATCTCGGGCAACCACCCTCATTACAATTCTTTGTTCCTCTTGGAGTACCATTATACCCTGTTGAAATAATTCTTCTATCTTTTACAATGATCGCTGCTACTTTTCTTTTGATGCAATTGCTTCTCGAAGCGACTACCTTTGCTATACTCATAAAATACTCATCCCAGTCTGGCCTTTCAAAGTTCATCAATGCCCCCTTTATTATCCCGTTAACCTTTTCATAAAGTTCTTCTAATGATCCATCATTTATAATAGTAAAATCTGCCATCTCCTGACATTTCACAACCTGTTGTTTCACCTCTTCTTGATTAAATGATTCTTTTTCTTCAAATATTAAAAATTCCTCAAAGGTCTTGGGATCATTTTCTCTCCCTCTTTTCTTTATCCTTTGAAACCTTATCTCTTCTGAAGCATCGATATTCAATAATTTGAAATTACCATTCTTTCTCAAAACCTCTATCTCTTTGGGGTGCCTGATGGAATCAATGATATAGTTCTTATCTTGTTCCAGTTTCGATAATATTCTCTCTGCCAAAATAGAAGCCCCGTATTTTGTCCTCATCTCATTTCCTACTTTGATGAGCAACTCCCTTGTTATCTCTTTACCCCTTTTCTCTATTTCTTCCCTGATGACATCTGACAGAGAAAAATAATAGAAGCTTCTCGTTTTCAAATATTCGGCTACGGCTCCTTTACCACCAGCATTCTTTCCGGTGAGTCCAATTATCATAAAAAATCCTTATAGGTTTGATAGATTCATTCTATATAGCACTGACGCAAAAATATATCAATCTATAATTTAAGTATTTTCATCATTCAGTTGAAGGGGTCAACTCCCTGTTTAACCATTCATTAAAAGCTTAAAAAAACTCAAGGATTTTCTAAAAATGCCGATAAAATAGATAAGAAATTTATATATTGCTAAGGATAGCAATAACCTGAAAATTCCAAGGAGGGATGAAAATGGTAGATATTGTTATTCCATCTATAATCAACACGACACCTGTTCCTGCAAGAAAAAACTTCTCAAACAACCCCGAGTCCCTGAGAGGTAAAATTCTTGATGTAAGAGATGGACGGAAAAGACAGAGACGTTTTAAAAATATACCTTTCAACAAAATAATAAAAGAGAGAAGATGTAAAGAGGAACCGAGAAAAAGCTCGCCAGCACAGGATCATACGGTATCAAGGATAGTTACCTTTTACATGGAATCAAATAGTGATTTAAAAAATCTTATTGGTAAAGAAATAGCCATGAGGGTTATCAACCCCTAAAAACTCTTTTTCTCATTTTGCTTCTCTTGAATACCCTCACCTTGTCCAGAGGTTTTTAAAAACCAAGAATTTACTCGTTGGTATTATTATTTCTTTCGCTTGCTATTTTTTTATTTTATTTTATTTATATATCTCAATAGCTCTGAATCTGACCCCAAAACCAAGGTGGTCTCCTCATCTATAGTCTTTTTGTAGGTCTCAAGTGTCCTTAAAAAATCATAAAATTTCGGGTCTTTCTGGAAGGCATTGGCATAAATTTTTACGGCTTCGGCATCTCCTTCTCCTCTTGTTTTTTGGGCCTCTTTGTAAGCATCGGCCAGGATAATCACCCTGTCTTTATCTGTCCCTGCTCTTAGCTTTGCCGCCTGCTCTTCCCCCTCAGAACGATATTTCTTGGCTATCCTTTCCCTCTCTGCCCTCATTCGAGCAAAAACGCTCTCTTCAACCTCTCTGGGTAAGTCCGCCCTCTTTATCCTCACATCAATAACCTTGATTCCATATTGCCTGGCTTTCTCTTCACTCTTTTCATGAACAACCTCCATAATGGCTTCTCTTCGAACATCAATGATCTCCGATAAATTATGACGAGCCAATTCCTCCCTCAGGTTAGCAAAAACAATATCGTCTAACCGTGCCTGGGCTCCTGCTTCACTTCTCACGGTCTTAAAAAATTTAAGGGGATCGATAATCTTCCACCGAGAATAATTGTCCAACACGAGGTTCTTCTTGTCCTTTGTAAGGATCTCTGAAGGAGCAGCATCATATTCCAAGATCCTTTTATCAAAGTAGTGGACGACTTG is a window from the Nitrospinota bacterium genome containing:
- the hflC gene encoding protease modulator HflC produces the protein MNIKKGALIILLLIILIGGSASLFTVDETQTTIVTQFGKYIQSATEPGLYFKIPFVQVVHYFDKRILEYDAAPSEILTKDKKNLVLDNYSRWKIIDPLKFFKTVRSEAGAQARLDDIVFANLREELARHNLSEIIDVRREAIMEVVHEKSEEKARQYGIKVIDVRIKRADLPREVEESVFARMRAERERIAKKYRSEGEEQAAKLRAGTDKDRVIILADAYKEAQKTRGEGDAEAVKIYANAFQKDPKFYDFLRTLETYKKTIDEETTLVLGSDSELLRYINKIK
- a CDS encoding acyl-CoA dehydratase activase; this translates as MKAIDSFYLGVDIGSVSVKLVIVNSGKEVVKEYYQRHKGQPIQVLINLIEQVSSRIEVCRVKGLAITGVGSDLVASLMGGTSVNEIITHTIATGELYPQVNTIIEMGGEDSKLIILERDKGNGKAKLKDFEMNTQCAAGTGSFLDHQASRLGISIEDEFATLALKSKNPTRIAGRCSVFAKSDMIHLQQIGTPDYDILAGLCYALARCFKSNLGKGKNFEKPISFQGGVAANKAVVKAFEDIFDLNSNELIIPKHHFSMGAIGATLFLMDNPNLEKEFSLSLQPLEDYLEKKVELANGLEPLPYKEEDLRSKIFIKTIKEDNEKVDAYVGIDVGSLSTNVVVINRDKEVLARRYLKTAGRPLEAVCKGLGEIGREIGDKVRIRGAATTGSGRYLTAEYVGGDIIRNEITSQATAAIHIDPKVDTIFEIGGQDSKYVSIDNGKVVDFEMNKVCAAGTGSFLEEQADKLDMSIIDEFGDMALKSKNPCRFGDRCTVFMESDLVSYQQKGAKKNDLVAGLAYSIVLNYLNRVVEDRRIGNHIFFQGGVASNKGVVSAFEKVLGKKVTVPPHHDVTGAIGVAILAIESERGPTRFKGFDLGNRKYETSFIQCRDCENMCDVRKIKFEEERPLYYGTRCEKFEIDNKKAQENNLPDLYKERNEILFGSDDEEIEEKDEERVKIGIPRVLFFYELFPFWNRFLKELGFETVLSDYTNQQMINISVETETAETCFPIKIVHGHVLNLMEKGVDYIFLPSMINTKRMNPKLTQNYYCPLVQAAPFIVKSAIDFKNRKTKFLYPTFHYQNGKKSLTKEIVRFGRKLRKSKDEIIKALIKGEEAQEKFYQRIRQKGDEVLRSLKENDKAFVIISRPYNGCDPGMNIGLPRKLRNMRVLAIPMDFLSLEGIDISYKHPNMYWSHGQKILAAAEVIRKNQRLYAIYLSSFKCGPDSFISHFVKELMEDKPCLELELDEHSADAGVVTRCEAFLDSLENLDKEEKESHREDTARRIRKRSYNDRVIYLPHMADHAYCISAAMRACNIESEVLEESDSQTLELGKKYTSGKECFPFVVTTGDLIKKIRSPGFNPSRSAFFMPSADGPCRFGQYNVTQRLLLERLGYGDVLIISPDSKDSYTDFDGLDARFQRIAWKGVIAVDLLDRLTNEIRSYEVNKGESDRARLQGLRMIERCAERGGEDLLRVMREIKEMMEQIEVDRSQKKPVIGVVGEIYLRSNRFSNKDVVRMIEKFGGEAWVAPLSEWLFYTNLCYKEKSLNNKKYLDYLKAYIKDKIQKHDEHQLMEIFYDILRNNREPTTEELLGNSHSYLPSSVGGEAILSIGKAIDFIRKGISGMVNVMPFTCMPGMIVTAISKRLREDINFIPWINLSYDGQEDIQTQKRIEAFIYQAKQYNGISRFLN
- a CDS encoding deaminase gives rise to the protein MIIGLTGKNAGGKGAVAEYLKTRSFYYFSLSDVIREEIEKRGKEITRELLIKVGNEMRTKYGASILAERILSKLEQDKNYIIDSIRHPKEIEVLRKNGNFKLLNIDASEEIRFQRIKKRGRENDPKTFEEFLIFEEKESFNQEEVKQQVVKCQEMADFTIINDGSLEELYEKVNGIIKGALMNFERPDWDEYFMSIAKVVASRSNCIKRKVAAIIVKDRRIISTGYNGTPRGTKNCNEGGCPRCNDLSSEGDKLEECLCSHAEENAITQAAYHGISLKDSTLYCTFSPCLICAKMIINAGIKEVVYDMDYSLNDASVRLFKEASVKIRQYKV